TCCATGATCCCATCACCCAATAAGTTAAAGCCCATCACGGTCAAAAAGATCATTCCACCCGGGAAAATGATGAGCCAGGGGGCTGTGTTGCGGTATTGCATCGCGTCTAAGAGCATCGCTCCCCACTCTGGCGTGGGAGGTTGTGCGCCCAGTCCCAAAAAGCTTAAACCAGCAGCCTCTAACACTGCAGAGGCAAAACCCATCGTGGCTTGCACGATGATGGGCACGGCGCAGTTAGGAAAAATAACTTTAAACATGAGGCGCAAATGTCCTGAACCATTAACCTTAGAGGCAATGACATATTCTTTCTCTCGTTCGGCCAAGACAGAGGCACGCACAATGCGCGCAAAGCCCGGAATGCCCACGATTCCAATCGCTAACATAGCATTAAATAGGGAGGGTCCCAAAATCGCCACTACGATAATAATGAGCAAAATAGAGGGCAAGGAGAGCATTAAATCCATAAGGCGCATGATGATCATATCAGTCCGTCTGCCAAAATAGCCTGCCACCAGTCCTAGCACAATGCCAAGAGAGAGAGAGCGATCCCTATGGAAACCACTCCGATCGTCAGTGAAATGCGCGCGCCATAGAGCAGGCGGGTGAAAACATCGCGCCCCAAATCATCTGTGCCAAGCAGGTGTTTAGAACTCCCTCCAGCCTCCCAAACAGGTACTTTTAATCTCTCTTGGACATTTTGGGCATAGGGGTTATGTTCGGTGAGTGCGGGAGCAAACAAAGCGCAGAGGATCAAAAAAAGCACGATCCAAGCCCCCACCACTGCTGCTTTATTCTTTTTAAACTGCCCCCAAAATTCTGTAAAGCGTTCCACTATGAGAGCCTTATTCTAGGGTTGATAAAGGCATATAAAATATCCACAAGCAAATTAGCTGTGATGAAAATCACCGCCACAATGAGACTAGAAGTTTGGATAATAGGAAAATCGCGCTGGTTGAGAGCATTGACCATCCACTTACCCACCCCCGGCCATGAAAAGGTGGTTTCTGTTAGAATGCTCCCTCCTAGCAGGCCGGCAAGCATCAAACCTACAACGGTGGTTACCGGGATAAGCGCGTTACGCAGGGTATGGATAGCGATCACTCTAAAAGGAGAACAACCCTTAGCTTTAGCCGTGCGCACATAGTCTTCTTTGGCCACTTCAAGCATGCTAGCTCTCGTCATGCGCGCGATAATGGCGGTGGGAATGGTAGCTAGAGCGGTGGCAGGCAAAATTAAATGCTTGAGCGCGTCTACAAAAGCCTCATAATCATGGGCTAGCAGGCTGTCAATCAGATAAAAACCTGTAGGACCGTCTAGGTAGAATTGATCGCTCAAACGCCCATAAGTTGGAAACCAACCCAGTTTGACACCGAAAAAATAAATGAGCATCAAACCCAGCCAAAAGACCGGCATGGACACCCCGGCAAGAGCTAGGCTCATGCTAGTGTAATCAAAGAAGCTATAGCGTTTAATAGCGGCCAAAATGCCGACAAAAAGCCCTAAAATGATCGAGATGATTAGCGCGCTCAAAGAGAGCTCGATAGTGGCCGGGAAGCGTTGCAAGAACTCTTCAATCACGGGCTCGCCAGACATAAAGGACTTTCCAAAATCGCCATGAAAAATGTGGTTGATATAGAGAAAATACTGCTCTAAGAGAGGTTTATTTAGCCCCATTTGCTCCCGCAAGGCCTCTACAGATTCCTTGCTAGCATGCTCGCCTAAGATCATCAAGGCAGGGTCGCCGGGCACCAAGTGCACCATCGCAAACACAATGATAGTTACCCCAAAAAGGGTGGGGATAGTCCAAAGAATCCGTTTGAGAATAAAACTTAACAAAGAGGCTTCCCTGCGATTTTATTTATCAAAATAAAAATTCGCAA
This portion of the Helicobacter felis ATCC 49179 genome encodes:
- a CDS encoding ABC transporter permease, whose product is MLSFILKRILWTIPTLFGVTIIVFAMVHLVPGDPALMILGEHASKESVEALREQMGLNKPLLEQYFLYINHIFHGDFGKSFMSGEPVIEEFLQRFPATIELSLSALIISIILGLFVGILAAIKRYSFFDYTSMSLALAGVSMPVFWLGLMLIYFFGVKLGWFPTYGRLSDQFYLDGPTGFYLIDSLLAHDYEAFVDALKHLILPATALATIPTAIIARMTRASMLEVAKEDYVRTAKAKGCSPFRVIAIHTLRNALIPVTTVVGLMLAGLLGGSILTETTFSWPGVGKWMVNALNQRDFPIIQTSSLIVAVIFITANLLVDILYAFINPRIRLS